A portion of the Manduca sexta isolate Smith_Timp_Sample1 chromosome 20, JHU_Msex_v1.0, whole genome shotgun sequence genome contains these proteins:
- the LOC115446876 gene encoding LOW QUALITY PROTEIN: tetratricopeptide repeat protein 21B (The sequence of the model RefSeq protein was modified relative to this genomic sequence to represent the inferred CDS: deleted 1 base in 1 codon): MEMTWIRCKIHYYLWEKYYGNAKKVIRQAISQLNDTSEYSFYNGIASVLEGQAQKGINELVPLQSEKDLQLAVTVALIYAHRHVNLAEREAIHNLESKLKEEKKQASAISFYYAGLFLSLADMFEKASEYINKALRKDPNYLDAIILKGWNDMYMNIGEMHISILDCLEVALKKNDKNIDALLGFAKFKYFAKDYDASNLTLDRLIVSSPGQVVPLVEKMKNEFAMQKWDAVYDTIERIFAIDPNNITGLKIRIYLDLCKSSDYIEAADQLNRFYTVLENEEMHNGYQFHNTTQMFSRICGRSSAVLSQVYRFAQYASEMYPNNVDYLSEVGYQCILQGKYKDAMSFFKAGSKLDSNSITALCGLTLCQMLENGPTEQIAQQVELLFEMQGSKKLPLLYFLSAQLNVKSSSNAISYLNTAFETKIAYAKQYPFSLSYIKELDPDFLLEVYKEYKKHLPKKPFVIVGYLLYSQEGNTTHVSYCFKILDAICNACPGLIPALYELAKLKFLFGYAIEAQKIAQKINELDSTHAGSQVLLAQIFIQQESFTKAAQSLEMCLSYNFKVRDSAMYHFLNGIILKSANQPEEALSSFLTGLQIATSKSNLGNTNRAFESDLNIIDKATLYLQIIEIQTDLGQFGEAGKTMQEAIQEFSYTTEEARLLIARADLALKKGDIDNAIDILNEIKPGQPYYFQAHSKMAHIYLKEKKDRAMFTSCFKDIVSNHPMADAHTMMGDAYLSIHEPVQAAESYEAALRGNPNDIQLIKKLGTALVKMHEYDKAIQHYENSIRTLNDDELKFEYLELLIKLKYYDKVDSTISSDLNQMYNKEKDITTLKRRVRLLLLQTKSRELKNPTGGNVNLILAEAKELQNAIVKRVEIDSRGDVQEEKRQLSNILCALARFKSTREPAVAVSLYSEALIHTPREPSTLLALAKLYAQMNNPEKCEQTCSILLNADPNNESAAVMMADLAFRKVDLETAQRHLTQILSVKPTSWEALAQLIEVQWRRGKLADAEQALDAAKQSLGDRDDPGYSYCLGVWSTYSGAWNAALRQLNLSRARAQWARLAARRMALLCLAHPPSADTPAATAATAASAATAADDVDTKQLALRTAEKLLVEVAPADKKALQALLLLANKQKPQAERVLQDLLPLATEDGYQDDPYIILAIAMAYNIIKQPTRAKNILKRTISGIPWTPEKAEGLERCWLEVADNQISSGRIDAAKELLTKILNHNNSCAMAYQYLGSLAEKEQNYKSAAHNYDNAWTHGGKSDLAVGYKLAHAYLKLKKYPECIVVCRHILKAHPDYPKLKKEILEKAKTNLRT; this comes from the exons ATGGAAATGACATGGATTAGgtgtaaaatacattattatttatgggaAAAGTATTATGGAAATGCAAAAAAAGTTATACGACAAGCCATATCACAGCTTAATGATACATCAGAGTACTCATTTTATAATGGTATAGCAAGTGTATTGGAAGGCCAAGCTCAAAAAGGAATCAATGAATTGGTGCCGCTGCAGTCAGAAAAAGATTTGCAACTAGCAGTTACAGTAGCGCTTATTTATGCACATAGACATGTTAATTTGGCTGAAAGAGAAGCGATACATAATTTAGAATCAAAGTTGAAAGAAGAAAAGAAACAGGCCAGTGccatatcattttattatgcaGGATTATTCCTTTCTCTAGCAGACATGTTTGAGAAAGCATCTGAGTACATAAACAAAGCATTGCGCAAAGACCCAAATTATTTAGATGCTATTATT TTGAAAGGTTGGAATGATATGTATATGAACATTGGAGAAATGCATATATCTATCTTGGATTGCTTGGAAGTAGCTCTTAAGAAAAATGACAAGAATATAGATGCATTACTTGGTTTTGCAAAGTTTAAATACTTTGCAAAAGATTATGATGCCTCCAATTTAACATTAGATAGACTGATTGTAAGCAGCCCTGGACAAGTTGTGCCATTAGTGGAGAAAATGAAAAACGAATTTGCAATGCAAAAATGGGATGCAGTCTATGATACAATTGAAAGAATATTTGCGATTGATCCTAATAATATTACAGGTTTAAAGATAAGAATATATCTTGATCTTTGTAAGAGTTCTGACTACATTGAAGCAGCTGATCAACTTAATAGATTTTACACTGTATTGGAAAATGAAGAAATGCATAATGGCTACCAGTTCCACAACACTACACAGATGTTTTCTAGAATATGTGGGAGATCTAGTGCAGTACTTTCACAAGTGTATCGATTTGCACAATATGCTTCAGAAATGTACCCTAATAATGTTGACTATTTGAGTGAAGTTGGGTATCAATGTATACTGCAAGGGAAATATAAAGATGCCATGAGTTTCTTCAAAGCTGGTAGTAAGTTGGATAGTAATTCAATAACTGCTTTGTGTGGACTAACTTTATGCCAAATGCTTGAAAATGGGCCTACAGAACAAATAGCTCAGCAAGTAGAATTATTATTTGAGATGCAAGGCTCTAAAAAATTAccacttttgtattttttatcagcACAATTGAATGTGAAGAGTTCCTCTAATGCAATATCATATTTGAACACAgcatttgaaacaaaaatagcaTATGCTAAACAATACCCTTTCAGCCTAAGTTATATCAAGGAACTTGATCCAGATTTTCTACTAGAAGTCTATAAAGAGTACAAAAAGCATTTACCTAAAAAACCATTTGTCATTGTCGGCTACCTTTTATATTCTCAGGAAGGAAACACAACTCATGTATCTTACTGTTTCAAGATTTTGGACGCAATATGTAATGCATGTCCAGGGTTGATACCAGCTCTTTATGAACTGGCAAAGTTGAAATTCCTATTTGGATATGCAATTGAAGCACAGAAGATAGCCCAGAAAATCAATGAACTTGATAGCACACATGCTGGGAGTCAAGTTTTGTTAGCACAAATTTTCATCCAGCAAGAATCTTTTACAAAAGCTGCACAAAGCTTAGAAATGTGTTTGAGCTACAATTTCAAAGTTAGAGACAGTGCTATGTACCATTTTCTAAATGgtattattttgaaaagtgCTAATCAACCTGAAGAGGCCTTGTCTAGTTTTTTAACTGGTCTTCAAATAGCCACCAGCAAGAGTAATCTTGGTAATACAAATAGGGCTTTTGAATCCGATTTGAATATAATTGACAAAGCTACATTGTACTTgcaaattattgaaatacaaaCAGATTTGGGACAGTTTGGTGAAGCAGGGAAAACTATGCAG GAAGCCATTCAAGAATTTTCCTACACAACTGAGGAGGCTCGTCTCCTCATAGCGCGAGCAGATCTCGCTTTAAAGAAAGGCGACATTGACAATGCCATAGACATTTTGAACGAAATAAAACCTGGTCAGCCATACTATTTCCAGGCCCATAGCAAGATGGCACACATCTACTTAAAAGAGAAGAAAGATCGTGCCATGTTTACTTCGTGTTTTAAAGATATAGTGAGCAACCATCCAATGGCTGATGCTCATACTATGATGGGTGACGCTTATTTGTCTATTCACG aaccAGTGCAAGCCGCTGAATCATACGAAGCAGCTCTTAGAGGAAATCCCAATGACATACAACTGATTAAGAAACTTGGCACGGCTCTAGTTAAAATGCATGAATATGATAAAGCCATACAACATTATGAAAACTCTATTAGAACGCTAAATGACGATGAACTGAAGTTTGAGTATTTGGAGCTTCTTATTAAG CTAAAATATTACGACAAAGTAGACTCGACAATATCATCAGACTTAAATCAGATGTATAACAAAGAGAAGGACATAACCACGTTAAAAAGAAGAGTGCGTCTCCTTCTATTACAAACGAAGAGCAGAGAACTCAAGAACCCAACAGGTGGAAATGTGAACCTCATATTAGCGGAAGCTAAAGAGTTGCAGAATGCGATAGTGAAGAGAGTGGAGATTGATTCGAGAGGAGATGTACAAGAAGAGAAACGGCAGTTGTCGAACATTCTATGTGCTCTTGCGAGGTTCAAGTCCACGAGAGAGCCAGCGGTGGCTGTCAGTCTGTACTCAGAAGCGTTAATACACACGCCGCGAGAGCCTAGTACCTTGTTAGCTTTGGCTAAATTGTATGCTCAG ATGAACAACCCTGAAAAATGTGAGCAAACTTGTTCGATTTTATTGAATGCCGATCCAAACAACGAGTCGGCGGCGGTCATGATGGCTGACCTCGCTTTTCGAAAg gTTGATTTAGAAACTGCACAGCGGCATTTGACGCAAATCCTCTCCGTGAAGCCGACGAGCTGGGAGGCGCTCGCGCAGCTCATCGAGGTGCAGTGGCGCCGCGGCAAGCTCGCCGACGCCGAGCAGGCCTTGGACGCGGCCAAGCAGAGCTTAGGAGATCGGGATGATCCGG GGTACTCGTACTGCCTGGGCGTGTGGTCGACGTACAGCGGCGCGTGGAACGCGGCACTGCGGCAGTTGAACCTgtcgcgtgcgcgtgcgcagtgGGCGCGGCTCGCCGCCCGCCGCATGGCGCTGCTGTGCCTCGCGCACCCGCCGTCCGCGGACAcgcccgccgccaccgccgccaccgccgccagcgccgccaccgccgccgatGACGT agaCACGAAACAACTAGCACTGAGGACAGCAGAGAAACTCCTCGTGGAAGTGGCTCCGGCAGACAAAAAAGCTCTTCAAGCACTTTTGCTACTAGCGAACAAACAGAAGCCGCAAGCAGAACGAGTACTGCAAGACCTACTTCCCTTGGCTACTGAGGATGGGTATCAAGATGACCCGTACATCATTCTAGCAATTGCTATGGC ctataatattatcaaacaacCAACACgggctaaaaatatattaaagaggACAATATCCGGTATACCATGGACTCCAGAAAAGGCAGAAGGGTTGGAGAG GTGCTGGTTGGAAGTAGCTGATAATCAAATTAGTTCGGGCAGAATAGATGCAGCAAAAGAATTGTTAACTAAGATTTTGAACCATAACAACTCTTGCGCAATGGCGTATCAATACTTGG GTTCCCTAGCAGAAAAGGAGCAAAACTACAAAAGCGCCGCGCATAATTACGATAACGCATGGACTCATGGCGGAAAGAGTGATCTTGCTGTGGGATATAAACTAGCTCACGCTTATCTTAAACTGAAGAAATATCCAGAATGCATCGTCGTCTGCAGACATATACTAAAAGCCCATCCAGATTACCCGAAGCTAAAGAAAGAGATACTTGAGAAGGCTAAGACTAACTTGAGGACGTAA
- the LOC115446878 gene encoding V-type proton ATPase 116 kDa subunit a1, with amino-acid sequence MGAMFRSEEMALCQLFIQPEAAYTSVSELGEAGSVQFRDLNPDVNAFQRKFVNEVRRCDEMERKLRYIEAEVHKDGVHVPAVKEAPRAPNPREIIDLEAHLEKTENEILELSHNAVNLKQNYLELTELRHVLEKTEAFFTAQEEIGMDSLTKSLISDETGQQAAARGRLGFVAGVVQRERVPAFERMLWRISRGNVFLRRAELDKPLEDPATGNEIYKTVFVAFFQGEQLKSRIKKVCAGFHASLYPCPPSNGERQDMVKGVRTRLEDLNMVLNQTRDHRQRVLMSVAKELASWTIMVRKMKAIYHTLNLFNMDVTKKCLIGECWVPTADLPNVQKALADGSNACGSSIPSFLNCIETEEEPPTFNRTNRFTRGFQNLIDSYGVASYRECNPALYTIITFPFLFAVMFGDLGHGCIMALFGAWMVIKETSLAAKKTSNEIWNIFFAGRYIILLMGCFSMYTGLVYNDIFSKSMNIFGSSWSIPYDNETMANNLALTLDPKDSYGDYPYFIGIDPIWQTADNKIIFLNSYKMKLSIIFGVIHMIFGVCMSVVNYNFFKRRYSIVLEFIPQIVFLCLLFLYMVFMMFFKWVAYSTKSEDLAYSQGCAPSVLILFINMMLFSKNEPEAGCKEFMFDSQGQIQRVFVLVALCCIPVMLLGKPLYLLTVSKKKDHAKPEQSNGSVNQGIEMQEQTEVDGQPKPEAKASHDHEDEPFSEVMIHQAIHTIEYVLSTISHTASYLRLWALSLAHAELSEVLWNMVLTFGLKDHDYIGAIKLYVAFCFWALFTLAILVMMEGLSAFLHTLRLHWVEFMSKFYVGLGYIFQPFCFKTILEQEENKDD; translated from the exons TTAAATCCTGACGTAAATGCGTTCCAAAGGAAATTCGTCAACGAGGTCCGTCGTTGCGATGAGATGGAACGCAAACTGCGCTACATCGAGGCCGAAGTGCACAAGGATGGAGTGCACGTGCCCGCCGTTAAGGAAGCCCCCAGAGCGCCCAACCCTAGGGAAATCATCGATCTTGAG GCTCACCTAGAGAAGACAGAAAACGAGATACTAGAGCTGTCTCACAACGCAGTGAACCTCAAGCAAAACTATTTAGAACTTACAGAGTTGCGACATGTTCTCGAAAAAACCGAAGCTTTCTTCACCGCCCAGGAAGAGATCGGCATGGATTCGCTGACCAA ATCTTTAATATCAGACGAGACAGGCCAgcaggcggcggcgcgcgggcggCTCGGGTTCGTGGCGGGCGTGGTGCAGCGCGAGCGCGTGCCCGCGTTCGAGCGCATGCTGTGGCGCATCTCGCGCGGAAACGTCTTCCTGCGCCGCGCTGAGCTCGACAAACCGCTCGAGGATCCTGCCACG GGTAACGAAATCTACAAAACCGTGTTCGTGGCGTTCTTCCAAGGCGAGCAGTTAAAATCGCGCATAAAGAAGGTGTGCGCTGGATTCCACGCGTCGCTGTACCCGTGCCCACCCTCCAATGGCGAGAGACAAGACATGGTCAAAGGCGTCCGCACCAGGCTTGAAGATCTTAACATG GTGTTGAACCAAACCCGCGACCATAGACAACGCGTGCTGATGAGCGTGGCCAAGGAGCTCGCCAGCTGGACCATCATGGTGCGCAAGATGAAGGCCATCTACCACACGCTGAACCTATTCAATATGGACGTCACTAAGAAGTGTCTAATTGGCGAGTGCTGGGTGCCAACTGCTGATTTGCCTAATGTGCAGAAGGCGCTGGCCGATGGATCG AACGCATGCGGCAGTTCAATCCCATCATTCCTGAACTGCATCGAGACCGAGGAGGAGCCGCCGACCTTTAACCGCACCAACCGTTTCACGCGTGGTTTCCAGAACCTTATTGATTCTTACGGTGTCGCCTCCTACCGCGAGTGCAACCCTg cTCTATACACAATCATCACTTTCCCGTTCTTGTTTGCGGTGATGTTCGGTGACTTGGGCCACGGCTGCATcatggccctcttcggcgcttGGATGGTTATCAAAGAGACCTCCCTTGCCGCTAAGAAAACCAGCAACGAAATTTGGAACATCTTCTTCGCCGGTCGCTACATCATACTGCTCATGGGTTGCTTCTCTATGTATACTGGATTGGTTTACAATGACATCTTCTCCAAGTCCATGAATATTTTCGGATCTTCGTGGTCAATCCCCTATGACAACGAGACGATGGCAAACAATCTTGCTTTGACACTGGATCCCAAAGATTCTTACGGCGATTATCCGTATTTCATCGGTATTGATCCTATTTGGCAG ACTGCTGACAACAAGATCATCTTCTTGAACTCTTACAAAATGAAGCTGTCAATCATTTTCGGTGTCATCCACATGATCTTTGGTGTCTGCATGAGCGTGGTCAACTACAA CTTCTTCAAGCGTCGTTACTCCATCGTCTTGGAATTCATCCCTCAAATCGTTTTCCTGTGTCTCCTTTTCTTGTACATGGTGTTCATGATGTTCTTCAAGTGGGTCGCTTACAGCACTAAGAGCGaag ACCTAGCCTACTCCCAGGGTTGCGCGCCATCCGTACTGATTCTGTTCATCAACATGATGTTGTTCTCTAAAAACGAACCTGAGGCTGGCTGCAAAGAGTTCATGTTCGACAGCCAGGGTCAGATCCAACGCGTGTTCGTCCTGGTGGCTCTGTGCTGTATCCCGGTCATGTTGCTCGGCAAGCCACTGTACCTGCTCACTGTTAGCAAGAAGAAGGACCACGCAAAG CCCGAACAATCTAACGGCAGCGTGAACCAAGGTATAGAGATGCAAGAGCAGACAGAGGTTGATGGGCAGCCCAAGCCTGAAGCCAAGGCAAGCCACGACCACGAAGATGAACCTTTCAGCGAGGTGATGATCCACCAAGCTATCCACACCATCGAATATGTGCTCAGTACCATCTCCCACACCGCCTCCTACCTCCGACTGTGGGCTTTGTCACTAGCTCACGCGG AGTTGTCCGAGGTGTTGTGGAACATGGTGCTGACGTTCGGTTTGAAGGACCACGACTACATCGGCGCCATCAAGCTGTACGTGGCGTTCTGTTTCTGGGCGCTGTTCACGCTCGCCATCCTCGTTATGATGGAGGGTCTCTCCGCCTTCCTGCACACCCTGCGTCTGCACTG GGTGGAGTTCATGAGCAAATTCTACGTGGGTCTGGGCTACATCTTCCAGCCGTTCTGTTTCAAGACGATCCTCGAACAAGAGGAGAACAAGGACGACTAA